In Macadamia integrifolia cultivar HAES 741 chromosome 13, SCU_Mint_v3, whole genome shotgun sequence, one DNA window encodes the following:
- the LOC122059045 gene encoding uncharacterized protein LOC122059045, with the protein MSDSWTDLKKWSFLNMIAYSPGGALFLRSEECSHARLTGPYIFVILDREIQSVGQNLVVQIISDNAFNYSSALDTLIGKYRWLFKTRCATYGINLMLNEIYEKVFWVQEFFDEAKRIIDYLYKSIIVLQLMRSFTKKDLKYPYKTRFASNFLMLQSIVEMEEKLRLLVASAEWRSLRNSRSVEVDRVVYTIQRESFWNDSKEILRFIEPIIRVLRLVDGDGATSGYLYEAMERAREVLEKLYEVDHRYNQILDIFDKRRDKNILGTIHYAAAIFNPTYFLSERLKKIPQLKEATNFIGEILVP; encoded by the coding sequence ATGTCTGATTCATGGACTGACTTGAAGAAGTGGTCTTTTCTTAACATGATTGCTTATTCCCCGGGTGGTGCTCTCTTTTTGAGGTCAGAGGAGTGTTCTCATGCTAGATTGACTGGTCCTTATATATTTGTTATTCTTgacagagagattcaaagtgttGGCCAAAATTTAGTGGTTCAGATAATTTCAGACAATGCATTCAATTATTCCAGTGCACTTGATACGCTTATTGGAAAGTATCGTTGGTTGTTTAAGACTCGATGTGCAACCTATGGAATCAATCTAATGTTGAATGAAATCTATGAAAAGGTTTTTTGGGTTCAAGAATTTTTTGATGAGGCAAAAAGAATTATTGACTACTTGTACAAGTCAATAATTGTCTTACAATTGATGAGGAGTTTTACAAAGAAGGATCTAAAATATCCTTACAAAACTAGATTTGCTTCAAACTTTTTAATGCTTCAGTCAATTGTTGAAATGGAAGAGAAGCTTAGACTCCTAGTTGCATCAGCTGAGTGGAGGAGTCTAAGAAATTCTAGATCTGTTGAAGTAGATAGAGTAGTGTACACTATTCAAAGAGAGTCGTTTTGGaatgattcaaaagagattttgagatttatAGAACCAATCATTCGAGTTCTTCGTTTAgttgatggtgatggggctACATCAGGATATTTGTATGAAGCAATGGAAAGAGCCAGAGAGGTATTGGAAAAGCTTTATGAGGTTGACCATCGGTATAACCAAATTTTGGATATCTTTGATAAGAGAAGGGATAAAAACATTTTAGGTACCATTCACTATGCAGCTGCTATTTTCAACCCTACTTATTTTTTAAGTGAAAGATTAAAAAAGATTCCCCAATTGAAAGAAGCAACTAATTTCATTGGTGAGATATTGGTTCCAtaa